From one Desulfurococcus sp. genomic stretch:
- a CDS encoding dinitrogenase iron-molybdenum cofactor biosynthesis protein, with product MRVLITVKDNRVSGFEEADKLLVYNAEKGVVEKNLEKPADISLLEEMVEEYDPWLLFTSSISEDNSDVIEEIGVKVIVTRARSIEELIDEYFTGAGK from the coding sequence ATGCGAGTCTTAATTACAGTTAAAGATAACAGGGTTTCAGGCTTCGAGGAAGCCGATAAGCTACTAGTCTACAATGCAGAGAAAGGAGTAGTTGAGAAGAACCTAGAGAAACCCGCTGACATCAGCCTGCTAGAGGAGATGGTTGAAGAATACGATCCATGGTTGCTGTTCACCAGCAGTATAAGCGAGGATAACAGTGATGTAATAGAGGAAATAGGCGTTAAAGTTATTGTAACACGAGCTAGAAGTATAGAGGAATTAATAGATGAATACTTCACGGGTGCAGGCAAATGA
- a CDS encoding valine--tRNA ligase, with amino-acid sequence MNESFTAKLKATRWDVKREKELLEAWEREKLYEFNPDPGDPREILAIDTPPPYASGKWHVGGAAHYAQIDMIARYFRMKGFNVLVPFYADRNGLPVEVQVEKAYNVNPHELSATPEGRERFLKLCRGFLDKAESEIVSVWRRLGCSFQYWRDGTDSEEYRRITQATFIELYKKGLIYEAERPVNWCPRCKTTLADAELEYVDEETLLYYIKFQVKETGEYLVVATTRPELLRSCKALAFNPGDARYARYKGMHVVNPVYGHEMPILEHAEVDPEYGTGLVMICSYGDQRDVRMFRELGLEPTVIVDRDGRLTSEAGPLAGLSIVEARARIAEILESKGLLVRKEKLKHSIPVCWRCKTPVQIIHSKEWFLKQLEFKDSLLEIAEQLDVKPPMHKKKLVDWVKSVTTDWPISRDRYYATEIPLWRCSRCGSILVPEPGRYYRPWRDQPPWDECPVCKAPREYIIGEKKVFDTWFDSSISVLYITYYLRNQALFEKAFKYTLRPQGLDIIRTWLYYSLLRVYQLTGKPAFRWVRVTGMGLDEKGEAMHKSKGNVIDPEPYVEKYGADAFRFWAASSARLGYDYRFSEQSLKTGLLFATKLWNIARYISSFPEPEEYVLREIDKATLIYLDNTIASIDKAYSELDVYEPIHQLYQFTWNYFASHYIELTKSRAYNRDGRYSELEQKGVWYTLHYTLKAVLRALAPIMPFVTDAIFRELYGRSVHLERFPEPRSENLGKPYDVIQAVVDANSAIWRYKKKMGLRLSEPLKVKVYLPEVLKSVVDEFRELHKLESIEFYRTPPSDSTDIGGRVYLAKQ; translated from the coding sequence GTGAATGAATCCTTCACGGCGAAGCTGAAGGCAACGAGATGGGATGTTAAGAGGGAGAAGGAGCTTCTTGAAGCATGGGAGAGGGAGAAGCTATACGAGTTCAATCCTGACCCAGGTGATCCAAGAGAGATACTAGCTATTGATACACCACCACCATACGCTAGTGGTAAATGGCATGTGGGTGGTGCAGCCCACTACGCGCAGATAGACATGATAGCCAGGTACTTCAGGATGAAGGGGTTCAATGTCCTTGTCCCATTCTATGCTGATAGAAATGGCTTACCGGTTGAAGTACAGGTTGAAAAAGCATATAATGTTAACCCTCACGAGCTCTCCGCGACACCAGAAGGTAGAGAGCGCTTTCTCAAGTTGTGCAGGGGTTTCCTGGATAAAGCTGAAAGCGAGATAGTATCAGTCTGGAGGAGGCTTGGATGTAGCTTCCAGTACTGGCGTGACGGGACAGATAGCGAGGAGTACAGGAGGATTACACAGGCAACCTTCATAGAGCTCTACAAGAAGGGGCTGATTTACGAGGCTGAGAGACCAGTAAACTGGTGTCCTAGATGTAAGACTACCCTAGCTGACGCTGAATTAGAGTACGTTGACGAGGAAACACTCCTCTACTACATTAAGTTCCAGGTTAAAGAGACAGGAGAATACCTGGTTGTCGCTACAACTAGACCCGAGCTACTGCGCTCCTGTAAAGCCCTCGCCTTTAATCCAGGTGACGCCAGGTACGCTAGATACAAGGGAATGCATGTAGTAAACCCAGTCTACGGGCATGAAATGCCGATACTAGAGCACGCTGAAGTTGACCCGGAGTATGGTACAGGTTTAGTCATGATCTGTAGCTATGGGGATCAAAGAGATGTAAGAATGTTCAGAGAGCTTGGCTTAGAGCCCACCGTAATAGTGGATAGAGATGGACGCTTAACAAGTGAAGCAGGCCCTCTAGCCGGCTTAAGTATAGTTGAAGCTAGAGCTAGAATTGCCGAGATCCTCGAGTCGAAGGGACTGCTGGTTAGGAAGGAGAAGTTAAAGCATAGCATCCCGGTTTGCTGGAGGTGTAAGACTCCAGTTCAAATAATCCACTCCAAGGAGTGGTTCTTGAAGCAGCTTGAATTCAAGGACAGCCTTCTAGAAATAGCTGAGCAGCTAGATGTAAAGCCTCCAATGCACAAGAAGAAGCTAGTAGACTGGGTGAAGAGTGTTACAACAGACTGGCCTATAAGCAGGGATAGATACTATGCAACTGAGATACCACTCTGGAGATGTAGTAGGTGCGGCTCGATACTAGTACCCGAGCCGGGAAGGTACTACAGGCCGTGGAGGGATCAACCCCCGTGGGATGAATGCCCTGTCTGCAAGGCTCCTAGAGAGTACATTATTGGTGAGAAGAAAGTCTTCGACACGTGGTTTGATAGCAGCATTAGTGTCCTCTACATAACCTACTACCTGAGGAATCAGGCTCTCTTCGAGAAGGCATTTAAGTACACGCTGAGACCCCAGGGCTTAGATATCATTAGAACCTGGCTCTACTACTCACTACTACGAGTATACCAGTTGACCGGTAAGCCTGCATTCAGGTGGGTTAGAGTAACCGGGATGGGGCTTGATGAGAAAGGAGAGGCGATGCATAAGTCTAAGGGTAATGTAATCGATCCCGAGCCTTACGTGGAGAAGTATGGGGCTGACGCCTTCAGGTTCTGGGCTGCATCGAGTGCTAGACTAGGCTACGACTACAGGTTCTCAGAGCAGTCTCTTAAGACAGGGCTCCTCTTCGCAACTAAACTGTGGAATATAGCCCGCTATATCTCAAGCTTCCCTGAGCCAGAGGAGTACGTGTTGAGAGAAATAGATAAGGCAACACTCATCTACCTAGACAACACTATTGCTAGCATCGATAAAGCTTACAGCGAGCTAGACGTATACGAGCCGATCCACCAGTTATACCAATTCACATGGAATTACTTCGCATCCCACTACATAGAGTTAACGAAGTCAAGAGCGTATAATAGGGATGGCAGGTACAGTGAGCTAGAGCAGAAGGGGGTATGGTATACCCTCCACTATACTCTTAAAGCTGTTCTAAGAGCCTTGGCACCCATAATGCCTTTTGTAACTGATGCTATATTCAGAGAACTCTATGGTAGAAGCGTCCACCTTGAGAGATTCCCTGAACCACGCAGCGAGAACCTTGGGAAACCCTATGATGTGATCCAGGCTGTAGTCGACGCTAACTCAGCGATATGGAGGTACAAGAAGAAGATGGGGTTAAGGCTCAGTGAGCCCTTGAAGGTTAAAGTATACCTACCCGAGGTACTTAAAAGCGTGGTGGATGAGTTCAGGGAGCTGCACAAGCTTGAAAGCATAGAGTTCTATAGAACCCCGCCATCAGACTCCACTGATATCGGAGGAAGAGTATACCTAGCTAAACAGTAA
- a CDS encoding HD domain-containing protein: MTTGVLDERSMELIESICRSLYDNSLDHGWPHIERVLGYAFNIVEGEELDISRDKIKLAVYLHDLGRVIGEPHAFYSSLIARELLGELGLPGTLIEEIVGAIEEHSYSYKRSTEPSTLLSVVLSDADKLDALGVVGFLRVFIYGCRNSRSLEDSLRHFHEKIFKLKNHVKLEYSRRLAEQLDERTRLLLGMLQDELGYLGIQIASPSS, encoded by the coding sequence TTGACGACTGGTGTATTAGACGAGAGATCCATGGAGTTAATAGAAAGCATCTGTAGATCCCTCTACGATAACTCTCTAGACCATGGATGGCCGCACATCGAGAGAGTCCTCGGATACGCATTCAACATAGTGGAAGGCGAGGAACTCGATATTAGTAGAGATAAAATCAAGCTCGCAGTATACCTTCATGACTTAGGCAGGGTTATCGGGGAGCCTCACGCATTCTACTCGTCACTTATAGCGAGAGAACTATTAGGTGAGCTAGGACTCCCGGGCACCCTTATCGAGGAGATAGTGGGAGCTATAGAGGAGCACTCCTACAGCTATAAGAGGTCTACTGAACCGAGCACACTCCTCTCAGTAGTTCTCAGTGATGCAGACAAGCTGGATGCTCTAGGCGTAGTAGGTTTTCTAAGAGTATTCATCTACGGGTGCAGGAATAGTAGAAGCCTTGAAGACTCCTTAAGACACTTCCACGAGAAGATATTCAAGCTGAAGAATCACGTGAAGCTGGAGTACTCGAGGAGACTAGCCGAGCAGCTAGATGAGAGAACACGGCTATTACTAGGCATGCTACAAGATGAACTAGGGTACCTGGGCATTCAGATAGCCTCCCCCTCGTCTTAA
- a CDS encoding N-glycosylase/DNA lyase — protein sequence MLKVDYSRACDIGVMIKGFKQEISLLKHLDPQFKAVELLLKSKGAGKTAVLVVANSLVSYQLNVKGEVYWQAFAEYHARRRYVDLEGVFKGILEFMVSTGFNTRLLEQKKNRLARFLASRLARDLEENGLVFCRDLKRLSKALADLYRGGYSKTTAFAVKIYAYLCEAAGMEPCVEGLQPPLDLRNAILLCTSCIVRRQGSLGECVEAVTTKLKESSIKALEKLCECSGLDCVSLDVFTWLVTGVLRDTGFNPRESNRLIKERFGLDISVNLLEELTRCSGG from the coding sequence ATGCTTAAAGTAGATTACAGTAGAGCCTGCGATATTGGAGTCATGATTAAGGGATTTAAGCAAGAGATCAGCTTGCTAAAGCACTTAGACCCCCAGTTTAAGGCTGTAGAATTACTCCTTAAATCTAAGGGTGCAGGTAAAACTGCAGTGCTAGTAGTAGCTAACAGCCTAGTCAGCTACCAGCTTAATGTGAAGGGTGAAGTCTACTGGCAGGCCTTCGCAGAATACCATGCTAGGAGGAGGTATGTGGATCTAGAGGGCGTGTTCAAGGGGATCCTGGAGTTCATGGTGTCAACGGGCTTTAACACTAGACTTCTCGAGCAGAAGAAGAATAGGCTGGCTCGATTCCTCGCGTCGCGTCTAGCAAGGGATCTAGAGGAGAATGGACTAGTATTCTGCAGAGATTTAAAGAGGCTATCTAAAGCTCTCGCGGACTTATACAGGGGCGGTTACTCTAAGACTACAGCATTCGCAGTCAAGATCTACGCTTATCTATGCGAGGCGGCAGGTATGGAGCCATGCGTGGAGGGGCTTCAACCACCACTGGACTTAAGGAACGCTATACTACTCTGCACATCTTGTATTGTGAGGAGGCAGGGATCCCTGGGAGAGTGTGTTGAAGCCGTAACCACTAAACTCAAGGAATCCTCGATTAAAGCTTTAGAGAAGCTCTGCGAGTGTAGTGGATTAGACTGTGTAAGCTTGGATGTATTCACGTGGCTAGTAACCGGGGTTTTAAGGGATACAGGATTTAATCCACGTGAGTCTAATAGGCTAATCAAGGAGAGATTTGGCCTGGATATATCAGTCAACCTGCTTGAAGAGTTAACCCGGTGTAGTGGAGGCTGA
- a CDS encoding radical SAM protein, which produces MVEWFRILVSYRPDALTVWGDPVVVERLSWYYSVMKNEKPAKFMIAKKTPVEVNPFDGVPLEELWVIHDEASRRFTSLLRDVRERGLSLKELETPKYSYLDVKTAIAYKLMENCVLCERRCRARRLEGKPGVCLMDKDCIVHSYFHHMGEEAPLVPSGTIFYGGCNFKCVYCQNWDISQVNARRGEKVTPVELASIQKWLRLKGARNINHVGGEPTPHLPFILDSLRYLDVNVPQLWNSNMYLSWESMKLLLDVIDIWLPDLKYGSNECAWRLSKVKNYWEIVTRNIKAAHDSGGDMIIRHLVLPGHIECCTRRVLEWIAANTPRALVNVMDQYRPEHIVARKPELYPEIARRPSASEIREAYQIAEKLGIAYQQVS; this is translated from the coding sequence ATGGTAGAGTGGTTCCGTATACTCGTATCCTACAGGCCTGATGCACTAACTGTATGGGGGGATCCAGTTGTAGTTGAAAGGCTCTCCTGGTACTATAGTGTTATGAAGAATGAGAAGCCAGCTAAATTCATGATAGCTAAGAAGACCCCTGTAGAAGTAAATCCTTTTGACGGGGTTCCACTCGAGGAGTTATGGGTAATCCATGATGAGGCATCCCGGAGATTCACCTCGCTGCTCAGAGATGTTAGAGAGCGAGGATTAAGCTTAAAGGAGCTTGAAACCCCCAAGTACAGCTATCTAGACGTGAAGACTGCTATAGCCTACAAGCTTATGGAGAACTGTGTTCTCTGCGAGAGGAGGTGTAGAGCGAGAAGGCTTGAAGGAAAGCCTGGTGTCTGCTTAATGGATAAGGACTGTATTGTCCACAGCTACTTCCACCACATGGGGGAGGAGGCTCCTCTAGTTCCAAGCGGCACGATATTCTACGGTGGATGCAACTTTAAGTGCGTTTACTGCCAGAACTGGGATATCAGTCAGGTTAACGCTAGGCGTGGTGAGAAGGTTACACCAGTGGAACTAGCTTCAATACAGAAATGGCTTAGATTGAAGGGTGCTAGAAACATTAATCACGTAGGCGGGGAGCCAACACCCCACTTACCATTCATTCTAGATAGCCTAAGATACCTTGATGTAAACGTACCCCAGTTGTGGAATAGCAACATGTATTTAAGCTGGGAGTCGATGAAGCTGCTCCTTGATGTAATCGATATATGGTTACCAGACCTCAAGTATGGTAGTAATGAGTGCGCTTGGAGGCTAAGTAAGGTGAAGAACTACTGGGAGATTGTAACAAGGAATATCAAAGCTGCACACGATTCAGGTGGAGACATGATCATCAGGCACCTGGTTCTCCCAGGCCACATTGAGTGCTGTACTAGAAGAGTCCTGGAGTGGATTGCAGCAAACACACCTAGAGCCCTCGTTAACGTGATGGATCAGTATAGGCCGGAGCATATTGTAGCAAGGAAGCCAGAGCTCTACCCTGAGATAGCTAGAAGACCCAGTGCCTCGGAGATTAGAGAAGCCTACCAGATCGCTGAGAAGCTTGGAATAGCATACCAGCAGGTGTCTTAG
- a CDS encoding HEPN domain-containing protein: MQRVNLPSEWVERARVFLTDAERHLGEGHYWLTCFEAQQAAEFYVKSLLIALTGVYPYTHDIVELLDTLASVGVSIPDEMRIYGDVLTPHYTMARYPGRKPFTYDKGRGERCLEGAKKIASWVEKIADP, encoded by the coding sequence TTGCAGAGAGTTAATTTACCTAGTGAATGGGTTGAAAGAGCAAGAGTTTTCCTTACTGATGCTGAGAGGCATTTAGGTGAAGGCCACTACTGGTTGACGTGTTTTGAAGCACAGCAGGCAGCTGAATTCTATGTTAAATCTCTGCTAATAGCTTTAACTGGAGTTTACCCTTATACACATGATATAGTTGAACTACTAGATACACTAGCAAGTGTTGGAGTAAGTATTCCAGATGAAATGCGTATCTACGGTGATGTGCTAACACCACATTACACTATGGCAAGATATCCTGGTAGAAAACCATTCACTTATGATAAAGGTCGTGGTGAAAGATGTCTAGAGGGAGCTAAGAAAATAGCTTCGTGGGTGGAGAAGATTGCAGACCCCTAG
- a CDS encoding RNA methyltransferase: protein MELRTLLSRPYGSLAGVLAEKLKSPPRRMYIRVNTLRVNPDRLVEYLNNTSGFKFYRDEYVEEAVYTLIEGPFELECEAERYVVVDDKTAVSLMLGANLYRPGVVKWSFFEEGDVIAAVSRSGVRVACLKTTVSSRKLASISRGLVAFNTASPYRAPRLSELEAYAQVFFYPQGYPSIVTTRILDPRPGELIVDLNASPGGKTSHVVQLTRGKALVIALDRSLGKIQALKNTLTRLGLDLNVIAIPHDSRYVHVDFKLAGRADRVLVDPPCSNLGVRPILTLERDYKSILDLSAYQKQFLKAASIIAKPGGVIVYSTCTLTVEENEWNIAYAVRELGLESVELAEEPPFSERVSYKGIVAYRYSPLSNDMPGYFIAVLRKPSF from the coding sequence ATGGAGCTGAGAACCCTGTTAAGTAGGCCTTATGGGAGTTTAGCCGGCGTGCTCGCTGAGAAGCTTAAATCACCTCCCAGGAGAATGTATATTAGAGTTAACACGCTGAGAGTTAACCCTGATAGGCTTGTCGAGTACTTGAATAATACAAGTGGCTTCAAGTTCTATAGAGATGAGTATGTAGAAGAAGCTGTTTACACGTTGATCGAAGGCCCTTTCGAATTAGAGTGCGAGGCCGAGAGATATGTGGTTGTCGATGATAAGACAGCTGTCTCATTAATGCTGGGAGCAAACCTCTACCGTCCTGGAGTAGTTAAGTGGAGCTTCTTCGAGGAGGGAGATGTTATCGCAGCAGTATCAAGGAGTGGTGTTAGAGTTGCATGCTTAAAGACGACTGTATCCTCGAGGAAGCTTGCATCTATCAGTAGGGGTCTTGTAGCATTCAATACTGCTTCACCTTACAGAGCCCCTAGGCTGAGCGAGCTAGAAGCCTATGCTCAAGTCTTCTTCTACCCTCAAGGATACCCGAGTATTGTGACAACTAGAATACTAGATCCAAGGCCAGGCGAGCTGATCGTGGATTTGAATGCCTCCCCCGGCGGTAAGACCAGCCATGTAGTCCAGTTAACCAGGGGTAAAGCACTGGTTATAGCGTTGGATAGAAGCCTGGGTAAAATCCAGGCTTTAAAGAATACTCTTACACGCCTAGGCCTCGATTTAAACGTTATCGCTATCCCGCACGATTCACGCTATGTTCACGTCGACTTTAAGCTAGCTGGAAGAGCTGATAGAGTTCTAGTAGATCCCCCCTGTAGTAATCTTGGAGTTAGACCTATTCTAACATTAGAAAGAGACTACAAGAGTATACTTGACCTCTCCGCCTACCAAAAACAGTTTCTTAAAGCTGCATCTATTATTGCTAAGCCGGGCGGCGTCATAGTATACTCTACGTGTACTCTCACCGTGGAGGAAAACGAGTGGAACATAGCTTACGCTGTAAGGGAGCTAGGTTTAGAGAGTGTTGAGCTAGCTGAGGAGCCCCCGTTCTCTGAGAGAGTATCGTATAAGGGTATTGTAGCATACAGGTACTCACCTCTCTCTAATGATATGCCTGGATACTTTATAGCAGTGCTCAGGAAGCCTTCCTTCTAA
- a CDS encoding nucleotidyltransferase domain-containing protein codes for MQTPRLSVYAERLRSWEEAFKEFIEVLCRDGNVLEVYLTGSRARGESLPYSDYDVVVIVKNAGDLMEEIVRLRGLRKHSFPLDLIVLTASDLKDPLYEGIIKTAVRLC; via the coding sequence TTGCAGACCCCTAGACTTAGCGTATATGCAGAGAGACTTAGAAGCTGGGAAGAAGCCTTCAAGGAGTTTATCGAAGTACTCTGCCGAGATGGAAACGTCTTAGAGGTTTACCTCACCGGCTCGAGAGCTCGTGGTGAGAGCTTACCCTACAGCGACTACGATGTGGTAGTTATCGTTAAGAATGCGGGAGACCTCATGGAGGAGATTGTAAGGCTCCGCGGGCTGAGGAAGCATAGCTTCCCATTAGACCTTATAGTTTTAACCGCTAGCGATCTCAAAGACCCCTTATATGAAGGGATTATTAAGACTGCTGTAAGACTCTGCTAG
- a CDS encoding DUF2283 domain-containing protein, with protein MNTASTRRYYIENPERISFEYDQLSDTLYMNFEGYEEEADEEILSEDGDIAFRIKNGRILSIMVLNLSRRIPLSSQ; from the coding sequence TTGAATACTGCCAGTACTAGAAGATACTATATTGAGAACCCTGAGAGAATAAGCTTCGAGTACGACCAGCTGAGCGATACCCTCTACATGAACTTTGAAGGCTACGAGGAAGAGGCTGATGAAGAGATCCTCAGTGAGGATGGCGATATAGCATTCAGGATCAAGAATGGACGGATACTCTCGATAATGGTGTTGAATTTAAGCCGCCGGATACCACTTTCATCCCAGTAG
- a CDS encoding PHP domain-containing protein — translation MIRIVVVADLHIHSVYSDGKATPREIIRYAADKGVHVISITDHDTFKGGVEGYRLSRSLDSRSGLKILVVPGVELKSEAGDILVYCPNEVDLPRSIGPLIDKAHESNCIIAPAHPFDTLRNGIGELVYEYRGWDAIEVWNARSSRKANSRAMDAALALGKPGLANSDAHIPEHIASAYTVLYIEEPSSVEDVLDAIRRGLVKPVAGTLSLGGWLKGLSWSIEYRMRKLYGSKQDL, via the coding sequence GTGATTAGAATCGTAGTGGTAGCAGACCTCCACATTCACTCAGTGTACAGTGATGGAAAGGCTACTCCAAGAGAGATCATTAGGTATGCAGCAGATAAAGGCGTACACGTTATATCCATAACAGACCATGATACATTCAAAGGTGGAGTTGAAGGGTACAGGCTCTCGAGGAGCCTTGACTCGAGGAGCGGCTTGAAGATTCTAGTTGTACCGGGAGTAGAGTTGAAGAGCGAGGCTGGCGATATACTAGTCTACTGTCCTAATGAAGTAGACTTGCCTAGAAGCATAGGCCCTCTGATAGATAAAGCCCATGAAAGCAACTGTATTATTGCTCCAGCCCACCCCTTCGATACGCTGAGAAATGGGATAGGCGAGCTCGTATACGAGTATAGAGGCTGGGATGCCATTGAAGTATGGAATGCCCGCTCGTCTAGGAAGGCGAATAGCAGGGCAATGGATGCAGCACTAGCCCTCGGGAAACCCGGCTTAGCAAATAGTGATGCACACATCCCTGAGCACATAGCTTCCGCTTACACAGTACTCTACATCGAGGAACCCTCTAGCGTGGAAGACGTACTAGATGCTATAAGGAGAGGACTGGTTAAACCGGTAGCAGGAACCCTATCGCTTGGAGGCTGGCTAAAGGGACTTTCATGGAGTATAGAGTACAGGATGAGGAAGCTCTACGGAAGTAAACAGGACTTGTAG
- a CDS encoding ATP-binding cassette domain-containing protein, with translation MTKPLEIKDLRISIRDKIIVDGFTVELEAGGLYALTGPSGSGKSTLLKTIAGVIPGLYSFFKVEGEVKVYGVNPLEARSKGLVSYIPQDPTAYFVGSTIREELDLLGDCNCSLISDILGDLSRRIHELSDGQLYRLLLTTSILSGARLLLIDEPTSHIDPWILPNVLETVAGYCRIHNAAAIIVDHRIEILEKYAVKVIRLEDPVEQGNENSRIPRTRENRINAASKSGSCEYTVIASSLEYYYDRGKHVLKNVSLTAKPGDILVIIGKNGSGKTTLIKLLAGLLKPSKGFIRTSKPLFLVPQSPIYWFSQDTVREEVEFYARIWGFKDDIEDVMEIFNLKKLEQQNPVSLSIGEARLLSLALAYISKARVLLLDEPTLGLDYKYKRLLMYLLEEFALNGASIIIATHDLELARSFKNTHLLEDGYLKVVDDGFKVPLIEDS, from the coding sequence TTGACTAAGCCTCTTGAAATAAAGGATCTAAGGATCAGTATTAGAGATAAGATTATAGTAGACGGCTTCACAGTTGAGCTTGAAGCAGGTGGCCTCTACGCTCTCACTGGCCCCTCGGGAAGTGGTAAATCAACGCTCCTCAAAACTATTGCAGGCGTAATCCCTGGCTTATACTCATTCTTCAAAGTGGAAGGAGAGGTGAAAGTATATGGAGTGAACCCACTTGAAGCTAGGAGTAAAGGACTCGTATCTTATATCCCCCAGGATCCAACAGCTTACTTCGTTGGTTCAACTATTAGAGAGGAGTTAGATCTCCTTGGAGACTGCAACTGTAGCTTGATTAGCGATATACTAGGAGACCTCTCGCGGAGAATTCATGAATTATCTGATGGCCAGCTGTACAGGCTGCTACTGACTACATCAATTCTCTCTGGTGCTAGACTACTATTAATTGACGAACCTACATCACATATAGACCCATGGATTCTACCTAATGTACTGGAGACCGTAGCCGGCTACTGTAGAATACATAATGCAGCAGCTATTATAGTCGACCATAGAATCGAAATCCTGGAGAAGTACGCGGTGAAGGTGATTCGCCTAGAAGATCCTGTTGAACAGGGCAACGAGAATTCTAGGATACCGAGGACTAGGGAGAACAGGATTAATGCGGCCTCTAAAAGCGGAAGCTGTGAGTATACTGTTATAGCTAGTAGTCTAGAATACTATTATGATCGCGGAAAACACGTGTTAAAGAATGTGAGCTTAACTGCTAAGCCTGGCGATATATTAGTTATAATTGGGAAGAATGGCAGTGGTAAAACAACGCTAATTAAGCTGCTAGCGGGACTATTAAAGCCTAGTAAAGGATTTATTAGGACATCTAAGCCGCTATTCCTGGTTCCCCAATCACCGATCTACTGGTTCTCTCAGGATACTGTTAGAGAGGAGGTAGAATTCTACGCTAGGATATGGGGTTTCAAGGATGATATTGAAGATGTAATGGAAATCTTTAATCTCAAAAAGCTTGAGCAGCAGAATCCGGTGTCACTTAGTATAGGTGAAGCTAGACTCCTCTCTCTAGCACTAGCCTATATTTCTAAGGCTAGGGTCCTCTTGCTCGACGAACCCACGCTGGGATTGGACTACAAGTATAAACGGCTCCTCATGTACCTGCTCGAAGAGTTCGCGTTGAATGGAGCATCTATTATTATTGCAACACATGATTTAGAACTAGCTAGAAGCTTCAAGAATACTCACCTTCTGGAAGACGGCTATCTCAAGGTGGTAGATGATGGTTTTAAAGTTCCTCTTATTGAGGACAGCTGA
- a CDS encoding biotin transporter BioY, which produces MKAEYSKLALAAFTTSLTAVLAQIRFNVGPIPYTMQNMGVVMAGLLLPPAYATLSMGLYLLLIALGLPLASGFTGGLAVVLGYTGGYLAGFVIASPLMSILTRFYLRRKSVKLSQIGKREVIVLLAISLIAVLPVYFLGFLVFSLYAIPGSKLYSWSSSVSSWIGLNGDSRILVLLVSSVLIFIPQDLFMDHLLAIVSSRAIAKLLEARGIRVD; this is translated from the coding sequence ATGAAGGCGGAGTACTCGAAGCTAGCGCTTGCTGCATTTACTACATCTTTAACAGCAGTGCTAGCGCAGATTAGATTCAACGTTGGCCCTATACCCTATACAATGCAGAATATGGGAGTTGTTATGGCTGGCCTTCTCCTCCCTCCAGCATACGCGACATTATCAATGGGATTATACCTTCTACTTATTGCTCTAGGATTACCTCTAGCCTCAGGGTTTACTGGAGGCCTAGCGGTAGTCCTCGGTTATACTGGAGGCTACTTAGCTGGCTTTGTAATTGCTTCTCCATTAATGTCTATTCTCACCAGATTTTACTTGAGGAGAAAAAGTGTCAAGCTATCTCAGATTGGTAAACGTGAGGTTATAGTGCTCCTAGCTATATCTCTTATAGCTGTGCTACCAGTATACTTTCTTGGATTCCTAGTATTTTCCCTCTACGCTATACCAGGCTCTAAACTCTACTCCTGGAGCTCTAGTGTTAGCTCGTGGATAGGTTTAAACGGGGACTCCAGGATTCTAGTGCTACTTGTATCATCAGTACTGATATTCATCCCTCAGGATTTATTCATGGATCACTTGCTTGCTATAGTTTCATCGAGAGCTATAGCAAAGCTCCTAGAGGCGAGAGGCATCCGAGTTGACTAA